The Merismopedia glauca CCAP 1448/3 DNA window CCGCTTTGAGTCATCCAGAGAGTGGGTTGTTTGCAGGTGGAAATTTGGTGTTGCGCTCGGATGAAATAGTGGTAGGAGACGCGCACTTTTGGAGTGGAGGGAGTTTCCAGGTACAGAAGTTAGACGGTAGTTTGGGAGGATTATACAGTCCTAACGATCCAATTATCTTTGCTAATGGAGATGTAGATTTTAGCTCTTATCAAGGTGCATCTTTACATATATTAGCAGGAGGTAGAGTTCGTATTAATTCTGTCAACATCACAGGCGCTGATGCGTCAGGAAATGCCATAAATCCCAACTTTGATCCTCTATTATTAGCTAATGTAACTTTATCCGATGGTACGCCTCTAGTTATAGATGGAACTCAACAGCCAACTTTGGATGTGCGTGCAGGAATTGATTGGAATAAACTGGGAGGCAGTCCAGGGACTTTTGGAATTGGCAATTTTCCATCTTTTTTCTCTTCCAATAATCCTACTAACGCAGATATCAGGATTGATGAAGTTGTAGTTAGCGCACCAAGAGGTTTAGTTTTTTTATCGAATCAGTTTAAATCGAATGAATCTCTTAATAATGGGGATATTTCAATCGGCTGGATTGATGGCACAAGTAAAGTTGGTAACGGTAGTACTGTAATTATTGATTCTAAAACTAATTTAATTGTTCCAATTAACGGCTTTCGACCCGCCGATTATTATATTGACACTTCGTCCGAGACGGGTAGCGGCGGAAATATTAAGCTGATTGTTAATAATGACATCTCTCTAACTGGTTCTAGTATTAGGAGTAATTCTTCTTTAGGAGAAGGTAGCAGCATTGATATTAAAACGCGGTCTCTTATTTTACAAAATGGAGAGATAAGTGTTTTTAATAAAGACTCTTCAGGCGGAATTACTAATATTCAAGCTACAGAGAAAATTAGTTTGGACAATGGTAGCCTGTTATTTAGGCAAACTGTGGGGAAAGGTAGCTCTGGCGATGTAATTATCAACACTCCAAAATTAAGTTTGCATGGCAAAAGCTTTCTGAATGGAAATACAAATAGCTCTGGTAGCGCTGGAAATGTAACGATCAATACTAATAATTTAACCATTAAAGGTGGCTCTCAAATTAGTAGTTCAACTTTTGATATAGGTAAAGGAGGTCGAGTATTAATTCAACCTTTAGGAGTGAGTAAACTGAATATTGAATTAGATGGAAAGGGAAGTGGTATTTTTTCCCAAGCAGATCCAGGAACACAAACTAAACCAAGGGCAGAAGGAGATGCTGGTTCTTTACTTATCAAGACTGGAAAATTATCACTAAATAATCAAGCGATTATATCAACAGCCGCAGGTGGTAATTCTAAAGTAAATGTAGATCCGAACGCAGGTAATATAACTATCAACGCTTCAGACATAATACTTAATGGTGAATCGGTAATTTCAAGTGAAGCGTTTGGCAGTAATAAGGCTGGTGATTTAACAATCAATACTAATACAGTTACTGTCGAAGGTGGCTCTAAAATACTCTCTAATTCATACAACTCAGGAAATACTGGAAAATTATACATTGAAGCCAACGATTATGTAGAAGTTATTGGTAGAACTTTAAATAATAATAGTCCTAGTACTATACAATCTTCTGTCGGAGGTTCGGGTAATGGTCAAGGAGTAACTTTTAAGACTAATAGATTAACTATCAAGGATGGAGCTTTTGTTTTCAGTGGTGTCTTTAAAAATGGTACGGGAAATGGCGGTCAAATTACCATTAATTCTGATAATGTTGTAGAAGTAATCGGCAGCGGTAAAAATGACAATCAAAGAAGTGCTTTGTCTAGTCAAACTCAAGGTTACGGAAATGCTGGTAACATAATAATTAATACTCCAAAATTGTCAATTAAAAATGGAGGAATTATTCAGAGTGCAGCTTTAAATGGTAGTACTGGTAATGCAGGAGATTTGACTGTAAATGCTAATTATATAGAATTATTTGGACAAACAAATAATGGAGGACGCAGTTTATTAAATGCCAATACGAGCGGTGTTGGAAATGCTGGAAATTTAACAATTAATACTGGTAGTTTGAGTCTACAAAATAGTTCTCAAGTCGCTAGCTCCACTTTTAATCAAGGAAAAGGAGGAAATTTGTCAATTAAAGCCTCTGAGTCGATCCAAATAGATGGATTTGAAAGTGGTATTTACGCTCAATCTTTGCCAGTATCACGAGGAAATACAGATAATATTGTGCAAGGGAATGCTGGCGATATTTTTATTCAGAGTCCCAATATATTTCTAGATAATCAAAGTATCATATCTGTGGCTACCTCTACTGAAGGTAATGCCGGAAACTTAAACATCAAAGCTGACACTATAAGTTTAGACGGTAAATCAGCATTTTCTGCTGTTACTCTCGATAGTGGAAATGGAGGAAGTATTGATATACAAGCCTCATCTCTTTCGCTAACTAATTCTTCTCAAATTAGCTCTAGAGGGGCATCCAACGGTAAAGCTGGCAACATCAGCCTCAATATTGCCCAAGATATCCAAGCTACTGATAGTGACATACGCACCTCTTCTGAGAAATCCTCTGGCGGTGCGATTAGTGTTAATGCTAGTAACATCCGTCTCCGAGGTGATAGCGACATCAGCACTAACGTCAATAGCGGTGCTGACAATGGAGGTAACATTACCGTTAACGCAGATTCCATCATCGCCTTCGATGACAGCGACATCCTCGCTTTTGCTCGTGATGGCAAAGGTGGCGACATCACCTTCAACACACCAATCTTCTTTGGAGATAGCTTCCGCCCAGCACCAGAGGGTACTGAACCACTTACCCTAGATAACAACGAATTCGTAGATATTAACGCTAGTGGTGCAGTCTCTGGTAATATAGCCCTTCCCAACCTAGATTTCGTCCGCAACAGCATCACCGACTTACCAGAAAACGTTGTCGATACAGACTCCATCATTGCTAATAGCTGTATAGTTGCCAATTCTCAAGAAACGGGTAGTTTTGTCATTACGGGTTCGGGAGGCTTGCCTTTGCGTCCTGGAGATGCCACAGTATCGGAATATCCCACTGGAGAGGTACGAGCAATTCCTGAAAGTAATTCTAGCAACCAACAAGTTGTGGAACCGCAGGGAGTTTATCGTTTACCCGACGGGAAGTTAGTTTTGAGTCGCAGATGCGAGTAAGGAATAGTATTTCAGGGGGCGCTTGTCGCCCCAAAAGCAATAGAGAGAAAAGTTCACAACCTAGATACTGTCGGAAAAAATTGCTAATACCAAATCACTATATATCTGCTACATATTAATGCTCGTAGGGGCGCAACGCGTTTATTGGTGTCAACTTAAGGCTCAAACGGTTGCTGCACTGTAGGTTTAGGCAACAACCCGCCAGGGGTTGAAAACCCCTGGCTGACAGCTAAAGTCCTCTTTAGAGGACTCTAAGAACTATTTTCAGTCCACTTCAGTGGACTTGAGCTATGAGCCGTGAACTTGAGTTCACGGCGGAGTATAGGTTTCACGTTAAGTTGACGCTGATGAACGCGTTGCGCCCCTACCTAAGATTTGTCGCTTATTGAGAATAAGATGTCTTGAGAGCAAATCGTCGGGGAGCCAAACTCCGATCTTAATAGACTTCATCATGGCTACCCAGATCGATTAACAGAACTCGCTCCTCACTAATAAACTTAAAAATCAGACGATATTCGTAAGTAATACTTAGCGACCAGCAACCCTCCAAATGACCACTTAAAGCATGAGTTCTCAAAGATGGATGGAATGGTTCTTGTACGAATAGATCGACCCTCTGCTGAAATCTTTCGACCAAATCGGGTGCTTCTTGCGCCATTTTTTTAGAATTCTTAAAAATGGTTCATCCCAAACAATTTCAATCATCTTCGCTCATCGCCATCAATCGCTCCACATTGCCTGAATAAATCTTACCTTGACTATAATTTTCTTCCGCTTCTTTAACTCGATTGACAATTTCCCTTCTTCTAGAGTCAATCAAACGTTTATGCAAAACATCAGCTAGATAAAATTGCTCTTCAATGGTTAATTCAGAAATACTTTGCAGCACTCCATTTAAATTAGCGCTCGATTGCATAATTCCCTCTAATATATGCCGAATTAGCACAGAGACTGTGTTTGTATTCTAGCAAATGTTGACAGTCGCAACTCTGGTTGTAATAACCTTTCGACTTCAGCTTTCTCTAGCACATTCTTCCGTTACCTCCACCGTGACGCGATCGCTATTCTAGTTGGTAACAAAAGCGATCGCCCGTAATAGCGATCGTTTTTTGCAACCGATCCCGATCCGCGCTTTGGGTGCTGGGTTATTTCAGGCGATCGGCATAATGCGGCAGTTTTTAACTGACCGAATTCCTAATCTTCTAATGTTTTTAATTAGTTAAGAATCTCACGTGTTGAGATTCTTAACTAACAGCACAAATGTAAATGTAGTTTTGAGCAATTTAGTTAGCTGAAAGCGGTCTTTTTTATTTCTCAATAGAGCTATAGCCGTTGCACAAAAGTTCAATGTTTGTGCTGCTGAATTTGTTTATGGTGTGAGACAAGTCAACCTTTTGCCACTGTTGATTACGGCAAATCTAAAAAACATGAAAGTCAAATCTAAATCATTCCGTCTTTACTCTTTGTTTGCTGCGTTATCTTTACTAACCCCTTCCATAGCTTCAGCTAACCCTACCGAGATCGACACCTTACAAAAGACTAATGCTGTAGTTGTTAAAGACCGCAAAACTGGCAAAGTCACATTTATTGGCAGTAACTCTGCTAACGGCATTCAAATCGGGAAACAGACAACAGCACCAGGACAAAGAGCGATCGCTACTCCTGAAGGAAATGCTCGGAGCTTTTTAAGAACTTATGCTCCAGCTTTTGGCGTTACCAATAGCGACAAAGATTTAACAGAAATTAAATCTTTGAAAATTGATGGTTTGCCCGCAGTTAAATATCAACAGCGCTATAACAACATTCCCATTTGGGGCGCTCAAATTAACGTTAACTTAGATACCAGAGGCAATCTGCTATCAATGGGGGGCGAAACAGCAACAATTGACCGACTCGATACCGTCCCAAAAGTAGCTAAAGCTAAAGCCATTAATACAGCCTTACAGATGGTAGCTAAACAGTATAAAATCAGGGTATCTGAACTAAAGATTTCGGAATCAGAATTAAAAA harbors:
- a CDS encoding type II toxin-antitoxin system RelE/ParE family toxin; this encodes MFKNSKKMAQEAPDLVERFQQRVDLFVQEPFHPSLRTHALSGHLEGCWSLSITYEYRLIFKFISEERVLLIDLGSHDEVY
- a CDS encoding two-partner secretion domain-containing protein, which encodes MNVRSKVFYLSLLQAVSAIAASTILSSTPALAQLIPDSTLGTENSTVNQINPTTQRIDGGAIRSSNLFHSFQQFNVGVGKGVYFSNPVGIENILTRVTGGNPSNIFGKLGVLGDSNLFLINPNGIMFGANASLDIKGSFLATTAPGIKLGENGFFSAVNPNQSQLLSVNPQVVFANNLFNPQSEIVNRGNLEVGKDLTLQGTNLDLQGQLLAKGNLTLQAVDTVKMTDSTNNPFIAASWGDLLVQGNKGVEISALSHPESGLFAGGNLVLRSDEIVVGDAHFWSGGSFQVQKLDGSLGGLYSPNDPIIFANGDVDFSSYQGASLHILAGGRVRINSVNITGADASGNAINPNFDPLLLANVTLSDGTPLVIDGTQQPTLDVRAGIDWNKLGGSPGTFGIGNFPSFFSSNNPTNADIRIDEVVVSAPRGLVFLSNQFKSNESLNNGDISIGWIDGTSKVGNGSTVIIDSKTNLIVPINGFRPADYYIDTSSETGSGGNIKLIVNNDISLTGSSIRSNSSLGEGSSIDIKTRSLILQNGEISVFNKDSSGGITNIQATEKISLDNGSLLFRQTVGKGSSGDVIINTPKLSLHGKSFLNGNTNSSGSAGNVTINTNNLTIKGGSQISSSTFDIGKGGRVLIQPLGVSKLNIELDGKGSGIFSQADPGTQTKPRAEGDAGSLLIKTGKLSLNNQAIISTAAGGNSKVNVDPNAGNITINASDIILNGESVISSEAFGSNKAGDLTINTNTVTVEGGSKILSNSYNSGNTGKLYIEANDYVEVIGRTLNNNSPSTIQSSVGGSGNGQGVTFKTNRLTIKDGAFVFSGVFKNGTGNGGQITINSDNVVEVIGSGKNDNQRSALSSQTQGYGNAGNIIINTPKLSIKNGGIIQSAALNGSTGNAGDLTVNANYIELFGQTNNGGRSLLNANTSGVGNAGNLTINTGSLSLQNSSQVASSTFNQGKGGNLSIKASESIQIDGFESGIYAQSLPVSRGNTDNIVQGNAGDIFIQSPNIFLDNQSIISVATSTEGNAGNLNIKADTISLDGKSAFSAVTLDSGNGGSIDIQASSLSLTNSSQISSRGASNGKAGNISLNIAQDIQATDSDIRTSSEKSSGGAISVNASNIRLRGDSDISTNVNSGADNGGNITVNADSIIAFDDSDILAFARDGKGGDITFNTPIFFGDSFRPAPEGTEPLTLDNNEFVDINASGAVSGNIALPNLDFVRNSITDLPENVVDTDSIIANSCIVANSQETGSFVITGSGGLPLRPGDATVSEYPTGEVRAIPESNSSNQQVVEPQGVYRLPDGKLVLSRRCE